The proteins below are encoded in one region of Periplaneta americana isolate PAMFEO1 chromosome 11, P.americana_PAMFEO1_priV1, whole genome shotgun sequence:
- the LOC138708631 gene encoding facilitated trehalose transporter Tret1-like: MSDPRLRGAFSISMKISVLLGILLILGLGTFLHWRTATAIALSGDIVALLGFVFYMPETPSWLVRKGRLRDAHASLTKLWGPGHETQVQNDIKIISGRMKLKEEKIKIRNGKTFNLQHFISSVRGYFRCYIIKSFFIALIFLLFQCFWGNGIITAYKVEIISKLKGNADWMNSYIISLVATVIEIISLVILSLLLLVTGRRALGLVSGIGMVLCSSVLIGVLYYEGTADVPTNQKALVWVKILFFFGYNFAAMIGLGILSLIMMGEMLPSKVRGVGTGLIVGIYDVMVGVSLALYPTIINAFGIRGLFLIFGISALACTLFVYLFIPETHRKRLEEIEMYFHQPNILWITGTGYMKVQQKEITSVTS; encoded by the exons ATGTCCGACCCTAGACTGAGGGGTGCATTCTCTATTTCCATGAAGATCTCCGTTCTGTTGGGCATTCTACTCATTCTGGGTCTAGGCACGTTCTTGCATTGGAGAACCGCTACGGCGATCGCCCTTTCCGGAGATATTGTTGCTCTCCTGGGCTTCGTGTTCTACATGCCAGAGACTCCATCCTGGCTCGTCAGGAAGGGTCGCCTCAGGGATGCACATGCGTCTCTCACCAAGTTATGGGGACCGGGACATGAGACACAA GTGCAGAATGACATCAAGATAATATCAGGGAGGATGAAGttaaaagaagagaaaatcaaaatCCGAAATGGAAAAACATTCAACTTACAGCATTTCATCTCATCTGTACGTGGATACTTTAGATGCTACATAATCAAGTCCTTCTTCATCGCTTTGATCTTCCTATTGTTCCAGTGTTTCTGGGGAAACGGTATTATTACAGCTTACAAGGTGGAAATTATTTCAAAGTTGAAAGGAAATGCTGACTGGATGAACAGTTACATAATATCTCTAGTTGCTACAGTGATAGAAATAATCTCCCTGGTGATACTCTCTTTATTACTTCTGGTGACAGGCAGGCGGGCTTTGGGATTGGTGTCAGGAATAGGAATGGTTCTATGTAGCTCTGTTTTGATTGGAGTGTTATACTACGAGGGAACAGCGGATGTTCCTACTAATCAGAAGGCTCTAGTCTGGGTCAAGATATTATTCTTCTTCGGCTACAACTTCGCTGCAATGATAGGATTGGGAATATTGTCTTTGATTATGATGGGCGAAATGTTACCTTCCAAAGTAAGAGGGGTGGGTACTGGGTTGATTGTGGGGATATACGATGTGATGGTTGGAGTCAGCCTAGCATTGTATCCTACGATTATCAACGCGTTCGGTATCAGAGGACTCTTCCTTATATTTGGAATATCAGCCCTTGCCTGTActctatttgtttacttgttcatACCAGAAACCCATCGTAAGAGACTTGAAGAAATCGAAATGTATTTCCATCAACCGAACATTTTGTGGATAACGGGTACCGGATACATGAAAGTGCAGCAAAAGGAAATCACTTCTGTAACAAGTTAA